The window TATATGATGGTTGGTCCTTCTTCTAAAGGCTCTTGCAAAAGTTTCGACCTGTCTTCTATCTTACTAGAGGGATCAACTGTTTCAGATGACTTGCAAATATACTGGTCCTTGCAAGGAGATTGTCCAATGAATTCACCACATGCAACTTTAAAATgagaaataataagaattagaatagaatatatatattaatgttggAGGTTagagatgaaataaaatttcttttttctattagcAATTCTACTGGCATAAAACTCAATACTTTGCATctgcaattttcttttcaagttctaTGTTGCATCCACGACATATTTTTACAGCCAGCCAGTATAATGCAGCAACGGACATGATCTAAATTAATAGAAAGATGTATACCATCCCAATCATCCACAATGTGAAAGACATCAACATCATTTTCCAGATATTCAATTGacatttctttttcccttgaAGCAGTCGATCCATTTtcctttgttaaatttaattcatcacCATCTACATCACAGCAATCATCTTCAATTCTGTTCATGTCATTTGGAGAAGATACATCTCCATCAGATATGCTATTATCAGCAGAGCTATCGGAGCAATCATCTAATTCTTCCGCGATACTACTCCACTTCTTTTCATTAGACTTTTTCTTTCCAGCATATATGCCTATCAAATGGCTGAGATTCTTCCCATAAGAAGATGGAGAAGAGGTTCTACAATGTTTTACCTGTAAGAGCAGCAACTGAATTTTGGTTTTCCACACCAGTAGATATTTGATATGATTcaatataatatgatatataaGGCATGTAAGTTAGGAAGCAAACTAGAAAACATGAGAAGAAATCATAGAGAttcattaggaaaaaaaataacaaaaaattccaTCAGGAATTAATCTAACATGTATACTATTTAGAACaccatcaaattcaattttcaattgtTGGTCCAATTGTAACAATATCAGACTTCATAGGGACATGATTACTGCAATACCTAGAGAACATAATGATGCTGTAATTAGTAGGTTGACATCATGGTCCTCTTGGATTTAGGCTAAATATTTCAGATGCAGACTTATAATAGTCTGTTTACCATgttcaaaattttcaatgtGAAGCTGAAACAGTCATAATGTTTTGTTTCATGAAACCTGATATGAAACTAGCAAAAATCACACTTCTTGCATTAGTCACATCAATCTTCCTTTCAATGGAAAGCAAAGACaggtataaaaaaaacccattaaataTTAAACATCATACAAGCAGGAACCACCCTCTGCACATTATGATGCATAGTCCTCTTGGACCATTCTCACGAGTGGAGTAAGAAGGGAATTTATTGGAAAATGAGCTAGATGTGTATGTGATAAGTTAAGATATAGACATCttgtactaaaattaaaattttggaaGCATGTTTTTAGTACATGAAATCTTGTTTATATATCACAATATATCGGTTAGTTTCTATGCATCCAAATCAGGTAGAGTAATTCTGATGCTTATGACCTGTGGACAACCTGCAGGAATTAAACCAATCAAACAGCAGCTATGTAGAAATcggtattttttaattcaaaagctCTTTTTCAATCCTTTTCTCCTATTCCTTTCTTCCCTTTTACTTGCAACCATCAAATTAAGGTTGACAGGTTTGGGTGTTGTTTTCACCTTCCACAACAAGAGAACAAGAAAAGTTGAGCCCTGATAAGTCCAACAACTATTCAAACATAAGTTGGAGGGCAGATTACCGAGAACCGTAGATTTGGCCGAAAAAATGAAGTAAGCACAACCTTTGTTTCCTTTGACATGCTCAGCACTTTAAGCACATCTCCTCGAACTGGAATTGTGGCAGTCGCGGTCAACGCCATCAGTGGGATGttgaattttaagaattttagaTTGCAAGCACTGAAGTTCTCCCGGAGAACAGACAATTGCCTGATACATTACAATATGCTTCTTGTTAAGTTGTAATGACATCTAAGCATATAGTACTTTAAGCCAAGTCCAATAGCATGAGAAATGGTGAAAAAGCTTCACAATATCACCTTCCTTATAAAATCATCACTGATAAGATGACTATCAACACACATTAAATAGATAAAGGACACATAGCTAGCCAACTTTCTTAACTTGGACTTGCCATGTTTAGCTTCATCTGAGCACTGATGGTACTTCTCAGTACATGAAGTTCATAACTATATGTATAAAATTAACCAATCCAATCAGCCTGTGATTGTAAGAGAATAGGTATAACAAACAGGACCATGAAACAGCCAACAGAATGAAGAACACAAACCTGTAGCTAGGCCGAAAATTATGTCCCCACTTAGAAACACAATGAACTTCATCAATAGCAAACAAAGTTATGCCACGACTTTCTGCAAGTCCCTGGAGCGGTATTATCAGTCTGCGGTGAAATTATACCAATCTTTCAATCAGGAGAGCTAACAAACTCCCTTTTTTAGACACAAAAGAGAACCACATACATGCAGCTTACCTTGAAATTGTCTCCGGGCAGACATATATTATGTCATACATGCCTCTCATTGCTTTCTTTTCCACACTGCTATCAGGCTGCCCAGATCCAAGAAAGCACGCAGAGACCCCATGTTTTGATAGCTTTAAGCACTGATCATGCATCAAGCTAATCAACGGtgaaatcacaaccacaacctTTCCTGTTAGTAATGCTGGAATCTGGAAACACAAAGATTTTCCTGCAACAAAATAATCATATAACAAAAGTTACTACAGCTaaccaaaacaaagaacaaaccAAACTAATCATATAtggcaacaaaaagaaaagaagaagaaaacaatacCAGATCCTGTAGCGGCAAGAACAAGGCAATCTTGATGAGCTGCCCATGCAGCCAAGGCTTCCTTTTGGAAACCCTTTAATGAACTATAACCAAAACGCTCTTGCAATACCCTATTCGCTCTCTCCTCCCAATCCAATCCAAAACCCACCTCTTCTTTACACCAAACTGGCAAACCATCCACTGCATCCTCGACCTTACCACAATCCACGCTAACATACGATTCCTCACATCCATTCACACTAAGCGGCAAAACCTTCGACCCAGAAACCAAAACATCAGACACGTCACTACTAAGCATGCCTCGTTTCACGCTGCGTGGCAACCGGAAATGCTCCAATATACTAGACTGTCGCTTTCGACCCGAATAGGCAGAGCCAGACAGCATTCTCTTTCCACTTCTGCTGCTTGTAAAGCATTCAGAACTACTGGTCATAGCACCACTACCTTCACAATTTCTGCTCGAAGAACCGTTCAATAAATAATCCACAGCTTTATCCAACGACGAACCGACTTCTTTAACAGCTTGTTCCGCCGCACAACTCTCAAACCCCATTTCTATAAGCTTTTCAACGGTTCCATCACAAGCCACAGATTTTTCCATCACACCAAACagaaaaattcactataaaaggaaaaggaaaaagaaaaaaaaactgaaattaagaatttttcctgaaaaaaaaacccgTGCTACAGGTTCATGATTTTAAGCGATTGGTGTCGGTTTCTTATACGTGTCCGTATAAGATCTGTGTGGATACGTGTACGTGTGTGTGGTGGAGATGGAGAGGTTCTGAGCAGTGAAATGCGATAGGAATGTTGTTCGATTGAGCAGATGGAAACCCTAGGATTTTGCAGGTATGAGAAATTGAGGATTCTTTATGAgaggttttgtttttctatttttgagagagagagagagataaatcAATACAGTGCGTGGATGTGTGCGATCCCGCCCGAGAACTTAAAACTTTGCCCGCGCAATTCGGAAGATTTTGACATTGTTATAAAATCAGATCGGGCTGTTTTGTTAATCCGATTATCCATCAATTTTATATCTTACTATGAGctggattttaaattaaatttgataaagacTAATTTAGCAAGCCAGGTGGTCTTGATATGTCAATTCatgatttaaagtttaattttatatttttatttatttttaaaaagtaatattattttaattttaaaaaataaaaacttaaaataacatattttttattgacttaaatcaatctaaattaactcACCCAATCCATGATTTAAGTTTTGAAAGtctagaataatataaaaaggaGAGTAAATTATAGCTAAATTgaatgtttgatattttttttaaaataacacattaattttaacaacaacaacccataattaatcaagaaattaatacaataagataaataataagaaagagacatcaatttttataatggttcaaataattatttattttagtgcttgaactttcatataaatatttattgtaaaattatagTCTTCTTAATAGGTAAGACCTTGTTGATTACactaagtgtttttttaggaTCAATGTTGTAAAACTTTATAACCAACTAGAGATTGTTTGAATAATTCAAGTGTaatttgtattttcataataaatcaatcttttaaataaattataacactTCACAAGAAAATGTTGCATAGCTCGGGTCTTTATAAACATGTAATCTAGCCTGAAAATGTAGAAGATTGATGTTATGAAAAAAGAGTttaaagtttatgttttttatttaaaatatattaagtgataatattaaattactcgataaaaaaattgttacaaTGTATTTCTCACCGTGCATAGGTTTTGATAATATAAACAATTTGAATGATAAGTTTGGTCATCCTAGAGCCATGTTCGCATTAAAAAGTCCATGCCATTTCAAATTGAGGTGAAAAAAATTcttacattattaaaaaatttcacatGTATATCAAATTTAGTAATTGTTAtcgtaaaaataattaatctatagATGTCAAAAATTACTAGGCTAACAAACTTTGGACCATGCAgttttgtttgctggaaagttatttttttaagtgaatttcagaaaagtaaattattttttgatatttggtactgtaatgaaaaataagttagaaaacatTTTTGTTATGTCATAAAAattgagctggaaaataacttattaatataataatgaactaattttacaaattaaaaagttaaatgagaatggaattgaaaaaaaatataatttcataaattatctcaaataaaataaataataatcaaaataatagagatcaaatctaaaaaataaaaaaattgaaagatgaaaaaattaaaataataataattaatttcataaattatttcaaataaaataagtaacaataaaaaaaatatatttttctgaaaatcaagctaattttttgttattggaaaatgtttttcgttgaccgaaaagtattttttattgataaattgttttaatagcAAATAAACATAAGAAAAGTTTAGAAAATGATTTATTGAAAACTACTTTTCAATAAACAAACACGATTTGGTTTGGAGAGGGGAGggtaattataattaatggCATCTCTTTTAGGGGGTGGGggggtaaaattataattaatggcCATATATTTTAGTGAATTGCAATTGACCcttgaattctttttaattatgcaATTGACAGTCATGCTGAAAGATAGAAATagaatagaaagagaaaagggataaattgagatttttttacaaaactaaAAGGATTTAGAGTTTGTTTATATGAAGTGGATAAGATTTGTTAAACTCACCTCGATTTGAcaaataaatttagttatttattaattttaattttaatataagtcaggttttatattaaatcaaatgaaaattaatatagtaaaaatttgagagatttagtttaaatttatttatttttttaaaaagaatattattttaattttaattttattttttgaattgactCGGCtggaatttataaaaaaattcattttaaattgacAGGATTTATTAGCGTGGTTGAGACCAGTTAAAACTATTCTACATTTCTCTTCGTTGTATAAATCCCATGCAATTCCCTCTCTTCACCCACAGTCTCACACTTTCCTTGCTAAACTTTCCCTCACACTTCATGTTCGAGTAAAAGAAAGCAAAGTACAGAACAAAGGTAGAGGGAGTCGAGCGAAGACTTGCAGAGGCTAGAAGAGGGAGTAGAATACTTGAAAAAGCTGCTGGGATTAATTCCTTGGCTTTTGATTCACAGTGGTGGAAATGGACGTCATCAACGCATCAGAAGAAGTTGCGAGGAGGAAGAATAAGCAAGATCGGTGGAAACTCCACGAGACTGTTATTACAAATCCTTGATGTGCCCGATTCATTCTAATTCAATCAGTTGAACAAAGACCAGATTCTAGCTAGTTGGGACTAGTCACAAGGCAATTAATCTAAACAAGCTAAAAAATCCACAcgaaattcataaaaagaagGTTACATTCAAGTTGGTGATTGGATGATAATCCTCTAAACACGCAATGCAAAGATCCAGTCTACCTAAATGGAGCAAGAGGGTTTGGACTGCTAGGGACTTTGAGGCTCTTAAGTTCTTTACAGACATGATCTAACATTCCCAGAAAGTCTCTTACAATCACGAAAATACGAAGTGGATTGGATTCTTCCCTGCTTACATATCCATGAAAGTATTCTGTAATTTCTCTAACATGCAACATGACTCTACCTTCGTCTTCGTGCAACTCCTTTAGATTCCTTGCTGCATAATTTAGGAAGGATTTCGTCGTGTGAACGAAGTTTCTGCTCTTTTCATCGGTCAATAAGTCCTTGTTTACTAgctgttttaatttttccattCCATCCGATAGGTTTGAGACTGAACTTGCAAGAACATCAAGGTCTATTGTAGCTGTTTTCCTGACATTGTAGAGTTCCGTGCTTAAACCTGAAACCAGGTCGAGTCCCATTCTTCTGTAatcttcttccctttcttcgacggttttagttttgtttttctgaTTGATCCTCCCCATAATGCTATCTGATACTCGAATCCCTTCCGACCGGATTATTTCTTGGACAACGAAGTGGAGCAAGGTAGTTTTACCATCTGTTCCTTTCACATCAGAAAGTTTAAGGAGTGCATCGAGTTTGAATGCTTTCGCACCTCCTCTGATTGTCCCCACATTCATCCGGTTGCCTGTTTTGAGCACTGCTTCAAGCAACTTTAAGAAGAGTCTGCTTGACCTGAGTTCTTTGCAGGCCTCCTGGTAGAGAACAAGAATTAGAAAGGAAGAGGGATTAGATGTGTTGAAATATCGTTTCGATGAAAAGTTTGCGTGTTTGATGGTTACCTCTAGCATCGAAAAAGAGTTTCTCAGATGAACCACCTCATCTTCAAAAGTTTCTCTATAAAGCATGGCTTCAACTCGTTGAAAGGCGAATGGTATGCTAAGAACTACTCGAACAAACTTCTCTGCAGACCCCAACTCATTGATGTTTCCTTTATAACCGAATAGCTTAGCCTCTTCTTCCTCAGTAGGTACCATCTTTGCCAGTGCCTCGAGTTGTTGTAAACACAAGCCATCCCCTAATGTCCACAGTATTAGTCAGTTGTTGGAGGCATATAGCATATATGTTATGTGTATATTTGTACACAGTACTCCTTTCTAAAGAAATGTATCCAAAGAATTTATAGTTCGTTGCAATGATATATAAGGCATCTATCAGGAATCCATTTGCAGGAGGAGATGCACTCTTGCTTGAAATTTCTAACTTTGATCCTAAAAGGATGTATTGTCTGcttttgcaaaatttaaaattctgtTCAGCTTTGCTGTTTAGTGTTTACTATTGGAAGAGGATTTTGAGATATTTCAGGGCCTTTCAACTTTACAAAACACACCTCTCATTAGTGCACCACACACTTGCTCAGCAGTTGCAGTAATGGCTTTTGAGAGAATGGTGATGTTCTGCAGTCTCTTTGGCTCAAGCACATGCTTGCTTGGTGAAGGAGTTTTGCTCTTCGCTTCATCATTCCTCTCTGTGCTTTGGAAACTGTACCCAAATAGTGATTCAATCATCTCTTCATCTAATCTATTACAGAAACCTCATGTTAGTAAACTCCAAGCGGAAGATTGGAACTTTGCAGTAAATACAAATTCACAAACTTACTCAAATGAGCTTGATCTTATCTTGTCCCACACCATGCTTTTGTCTGGTGCAGCTCTAACTTTGTCCCAATGAAGTGGCTTCAATTTTGTCAGTGGTGCTCCATCTTTTCCCAGTGGTGTATATTGAGAAAGCTGATCAGATGGCGAAGGAGGTGGCCCAGTGGCAGAGCCATTGTTCCCTTTCAGGAATGGAGGTGGGCATGGTGGAGGAGGTGGGCAATTGGCAGAGCTATTATTTCCTTTCCGAAATGGAGGTGGGCATGGCGGAGGAGGAATACTTAATAGCGCACCTGTAGGTTTGGGAGACTTTTGAGGTGAAGTCGGCAAGTCATTACGAGGTGTTCGGTTTGATCCTGAAGAAGCACCTGGCTTCCTAGGAGGTGATAAATTCGGTAGTGCAGAAGAACTCGAAGCTTCAGATGCCATTCTGGTAGACTGCAAAGATGTGCTTGAAGGAGGTATGAACATTCTTTGTGCCAAAGTGAGTGGAGGTGGTGGAGGGGGAGGGGGCGGTGGCAGAGGCAGAGGCAGTGACGGGGATTGAGTTGTTAAATTCTTATCATGAACTAGTGTTTCTTCTTGAATGTTTGGATTTTTTGGAGCTGGTGAAGGAGATGTCATTATCTTTAGTGCGTTTGAGGGGGAAATTTCGGAAATATCGTTGAGACTACCAGCCGAAGCATTCGAAAGCCGAGCATTAGATGATCGAGAATCAACAAAAGAGTGAAAAGATTCATCATCTGATGAATGACATTCAGCGGGAATAATTTTATCCCCAGACGAAGAGTTACCACCATCAGATTCATACATTACCGATTCCAAATTATCATGAACATGCTTGATTTCCCTTGTGGAAGAACTACTGGCATTATCAGAATCTGATTTCATTACCAATACTTGCTTTGATTCCTGCCTCTCATGTATTGTAGACTTCGGTGTGCTATGATTTGATAACGTTTTTACAGTTTCAGGAATTCGATTAAGATAAGTAGTTTGTTGCTCCAAATCCTTTTCTATTGAATTAAGATACAAGAGATCAAGGGCAGGATTTAAGATCACCTTGCTTGGTGACCTTTGAGAACTCACAAACTTCGATTCAcctctgcttcttcttcctcttttcctTTGCTTCGAAGTTTTTCTTGCAGATTTTTTCCTCTGCTCCATGAATTTGCCAGAGAACCAAATGAGCCCAAGAACACAAAACAAGAAGGCAGCTCCTATAGACCCTAGAACTGCTACAAGAATTGTCTCAAGCCTACTCTTATCTTCGTGCTCCCCCCTCCCAATCTTGTGTGGTGGTGAGGCTTGATGGTTGTGATGCGGTGGAGAATAGGAATGTACATGAACTGGTAGCTTTGGAGCAGGAGCAGGAGCAAAAGCTGGAGGCTCAGCTTCAATGGTGGGTGATGGGGAAGGTGCTGGTGACACAAACTCAACTGACGAGCTTCTTCTTTTGGAACTCTTTAGTCCAAGTAAAGCTCTAAACTTTAGAACGATCAATGCTTCTTTCCCTTCATTCTCATCTTCTCCTGAAACTTTCTCAATTCTCTTCTCATCATTAACATCTTCAGTGCTTTCCTCCATGAAATCCACCCTTGGTAGGCCAGGAGCTTTGAAGCACCCTTGTGCGTCCACTGAAGCATCAGAAATAAAAAGGTGGGCACTTTGTGATAATACAAGCATAAAAACAGTGGCGATGAAGATCATGTGGAGAATCTGAGGAGCACAACCCATGTTCCTCAACGAGAAATCATCAAAGCATAAATTCTAACTTTCTGCTTATAAATCTAGCACATTGTTTTCCTAGactcttttttcttggaaaaatatttgtttttgggtAGTGTAGGTGTTGTAACAGTGAAGAAGATGTAACGCAGTGTCTTTAATGCTACTCCAAGAAACCCCTGAGCTTTGGCAGCTGTAGCTGTACTGGGCCTTCTTTTCCTCTCTCCTCATAGATTCTTATCTCTGTTCACCTCCATAAATTCCCTGGAAACATTGTTAAATTGCGTGTTACAGTTTGTTTTTAGGACACTGTCCTCGGTTTTTACTTTGTGTCCCATTCTTATGTTATAACTTTGAAAATCTGACCAGCTGAGTATGTTCTGTTTTTGCACTTCATGCACTTTGCACTTCCAAAGTTGAAAAAGTGATACCAAAATCTTTATTAGCATCTGAAACATCGAGTCATGAGGTTTTTCTGTTGATCAAAGCTTTTTAGCTGCTAAAAGCCACAAAAACAGACGATGAAAAAGTTTTATAGGGGGGTCCCCATTTTTGGTTGGACTTGCTTAACCTTCCAATAGCGTGTTGGCGCAATTTCTCTTCTCCAACACCCCCATCCTACCTATAAGATCCGGCCCGGTTTGGTAGATCAATTTAATAACTCAGCGATCTGGAGCCAGTCCAGGTCGAATTAATGAAAAAACTGGTTTTTTTCCAAAGAACATCGTTTTGAGCCTTTTCAAATTAACCCATATGATCCGCAAACCCGAACCTTGAATCGGGTTTTATAACCATGTTCATAATCGAAGAAAGAGAGGGATTAGAGGGGGCGGTGGGGAGGTTTAATGCTGATTTATGGGAGGCTGAGGAGGTTACAGCTTACAACTATACTAGGAGTCCCTTTCCTAAACTTTTAATGGCTACCCTGCCAAATTGGTTATTGCCGCCGCTGCTGCTTTCAGGTTCACAATGTTGTACCACAGTTTGGTAGGCCTGAGGCTGATTTCTAAGACATTTTTAGGTTATTTGCTTTCTCTTGTCTCTGACCCAAACACAAAGGAGAGAGGCCTGTCTAGAACCAACTAGAGCAGTTAAAGTAAAGGGATCCTTTCGTTGGCTGATCTGGGAATGCTTTGTGAGAACTGTCTGAGATCATTAGTGAGATAAATACCAGGCTTAAGTAAAGTCGTGAGATGGTCAAACTTTGGAGCCCAATTAAGGCAAACATGTGGATAATCAAGATTCTTATGTGTACTTTAAAAAGATTGCGAAACTGTTCTGTTTTCCTCTTAACCAAATCCCATTTCATACATGAAATAAACATATTAGCATCCTACACCGAGTTTTTCTCTACCCTACTCAGTTATTGCCGCCGATCTAGTAACCGGTTAACCTAATCTCTCCAAGTTAGATCACAAATTTAAACAGGATGAGAATTAATTCGTATATCCTGGTAAATTTAGTGTGACTTGATTCATCTGACAGGTTAATTTTTAACCTGTTCAAAgtattcaaaactcaattaaaatctaatttgatttttttaaaatgatattgtttttaatttttttaaataaaataatattattttgaattaaattagattaaCTTTATGAATAAACTTTGAATCGAGCTGATTTAATAGGATGTGAACATCCAAAAGGAAGGGGAAAAACAAATCAGGCTAGCTAGATAccaaaaaagtaaagaaaaatccCTCTCATTCATGAAATAAGTCAAGTCATCATCACATCAATAATGTTTGTTTTACTTGGTTCAAGCTCAAGCAATAGCCTCAAACTCCCAAGTCAATTAGGGGACCTGAGGCGTTGCATTTTAACTACTCATTTGGATCTTTACCTTAATTAAGAATCACAGTAAAGATAAGACTAGAATATCACTGAAGAACAGATTCATGTTCAGccagaaaattcaaaaaaattggaTCTTGCAAGAAAGGATAGTGGTGGCCAGATTTGAGGATTTTCACGGCAtcagaattattttattagggTTCGATGATTCTGGGTTTGAAGGGCTTGGCCAAGGAATACGACTGTACTCCATATCAGTCCAAACAAGATGCTGATGAGCACCTGTCTGATAGTACTGTCAGCTCCATTACATGTGCCACAAGAATCATACATTAAAGACAC is drawn from Populus nigra chromosome 5, ddPopNigr1.1, whole genome shotgun sequence and contains these coding sequences:
- the LOC133693255 gene encoding ATP-dependent DNA helicase Q-like SIM isoform X2, which gives rise to MEKSVACDGTVEKLIEMGFESCAAEQAVKEVGSSLDKAVDYLLNGSSSRNCEGSGAMTSSSECFTSSRSGKRMLSGSAYSGRKRQSSILEHFRLPRSVKRGMLSSDVSDVLVSGSKVLPLSVNGCEESYVSVDCGKVEDAVDGLPVWCKEEVGFGLDWEERANRVLQERFGYSSLKGFQKEALAAWAAHQDCLVLAATGSGKSLCFQIPALLTGKVVVVISPLISLMHDQCLKLSKHGVSACFLGSGQPDSSVEKKAMRGMYDIIYVCPETISRLIIPLQGLAESRGITLFAIDEVHCVSKWGHNFRPSYRQLSVLRENFSACNLKFLKFNIPLMALTATATIPVRGDVLKVLSMSKETKVVLTSFFRPNLRFSVKHCRTSSPSSYGKNLSHLIGIYAGKKKSNEKKWSSIAEELDDCSDSSADNSISDGDVSSPNDMNRIEDDCCDVDGDELNLTKENGSTASREKEMSIEYLENDVDVFHIVDDWDVACGEFIGQSPCKDQYICKSSETVDPSSKIEDRSKLLQEPLEEGPTIIYVPTRKQTLSITEYLCGFGVKAAAYNASLPKSHLRQVHKEFHENLIQVVVATVAFGMGIDKSNIRRIIHYGWPQCLEAYYQEAGRAGRDGKLAECVLYANLSRTPSLLPSKRSEAQTKHAFKMLSDCFRYGMNTSCCRAKTLVEYFGEDFSYQKCLLCDVCVNGPPEMQDLKEEADILMKVIAAYHLSEQSHSFDSSYDGKCNDTKSQRAVQKPNLRMFVTKIKEQYQKFWTTDQLWWQGLARIMEGKGYIREGDEKSHVQIKCPEPTKLGLEYLEYDREQPLSVYPEADMQLSVNKHKSYSSFAEWGKGWADPEIRRQRLERKQSNRKPRKPRRTRKSGKMKLDFKTARGRIAAKLFSKQK
- the LOC133693255 gene encoding ATP-dependent DNA helicase Q-like SIM isoform X1, translated to MEKSVACDGTVEKLIEMGFESCAAEQAVKEVGSSLDKAVDYLLNGSSSRNCEGSGAMTSSSECFTSSRSGKRMLSGSAYSGRKRQSSILEHFRLPRSVKRGMLSSDVSDVLVSGSKVLPLSVNGCEESYVSVDCGKVEDAVDGLPVWCKEEVGFGLDWEERANRVLQERFGYSSLKGFQKEALAAWAAHQDCLVLAATGSGKSLCFQIPALLTGKVVVVISPLISLMHDQCLKLSKHGVSACFLGSGQPDSSVEKKAMRGMYDIIYVCPETISRLIIPLQGLAESRGITLFAIDEVHCVSKWGHNFRPSYRQLSVLRENFSACNLKFLKFNIPLMALTATATIPVRGDVLKVLSMSKETKVVLTSFFRPNLRFSVKHCRTSSPSSYGKNLSHLIGIYAGKKKSNEKKWSSIAEELDDCSDSSADNSISDGDVSSPNDMNRIEDDCCDVDGDELNLTKENGSTASREKEMSIEYLENDVDVFHIVDDWDVACGEFIGQSPCKDQYICKSSETVDPSSKIEDRSKLLQEPLEEGPTIIYVPTRKQTLSITEYLCGFGVKAAAYNASLPKSHLRQVHKEFHENLIQVVVATVAFGMGIDKSNIRRIIHYGWPQCLEAYYQEAGRAGRDGKLAECVLYANLSRTPSLLPSKRSEAQTKHAFKMLSDCFRYGMNTSCCRAKTLVEYFGEDFSYQKCLLCDVCVNGPPEMQDLKEEADILMKVIAAYHLSEQSHSFDSSYDGKCNDTKSQRAVQKPNLRMFVTKIKEQYQKFWTTDQLWWQGLARIMEGKGYIREGDEKSHVQIKCPEPTKLGLEYLEYDREQPLSVYPEADMQLSVNKHKSYSSFAEWGKGWADPEIRRQRLERKQSNRKPRKPRRTRKSGKMKLDFKTARGRIAAKLFSKQKKIKKLSSMM
- the LOC133693255 gene encoding ATP-dependent DNA helicase Q-like SIM isoform X4, which translates into the protein MEKSVACDGTVEKLIEMGFESCAAEQAVKEVGSSLDKAVDYLLNGSSSRNCEGSGAMTSSSECFTSSRSGKRMLSGSAYSGRKRQSSILEHFRLPRSVKRGMLSSDVSDVLVSGSKVLPLSVNGCEESYVSVDCGKVEDAVDGLPVWCKEEVGFGLDWEERANRVLQERFGYSSLKGFQKEALAAWAAHQDCLVLAATGSGKSLCFQIPALLTGKVVVVISPLISLMHDQCLKLSKHGVSACFLGSGQPDSSVEKKAMRGMYDIIYVCPETISRLIIPLQGLAESRGITLFAIDEVHCVSKWGHNFRPSYRQLSVLRENFSACNLKFLKFNIPLMALTATATIPVRGDVLKVLSMSKETKVVLTSFFRPNLRFSVKHCRTSSPSSYGKNLSHLIGIYAGKKKSNEKKWSSIAEELDDCSDSSADNSISDGDVSSPNDMNRIEDDCCDVDGDELNLTKENGSTASREKEMSIEYLENDVDVFHIVDDWDVACGEFIGQSPCKDQYICKSSETVDPSSKIEDRSKLLQEPLEEGPTIIYVPTRKQTLSITEYLCGFGVKAAAYNASLPKSHLRQVHKEFHENLIQVVVATVAFGMGIDKSNIRRIIHYGWPQCLEAYYQEAGRAGRDGKLAECVLYANLSRTPSLLPSKRSEAQTKHAFKMLSDCFRYGMNTSCCRAKTLVEYFGEDFSYQKCLLCDVCVNGPPEMQDLKEEADILMKVIAAYHLSEQSHSFDSSYDGKCNDTKSQRAVQKPNLRMFVTKIKEQYQKFWTTDQLWWQGLARIMEGKGYIREGDEKRCDACVNLQKISCFLSINHMMGC
- the LOC133693255 gene encoding ATP-dependent DNA helicase Q-like SIM isoform X3; its protein translation is MEKSVACDGTVEKLIEMGFESCAAEQAVKEVGSSLDKAVDYLLNGSSSRNCEGSGAMTSSSECFTSSRSGKRMLSGSAYSGRKRQSSILEHFRLPRSVKRGMLSSDVSDVLVSGSKVLPLSVNGCEESYVSVDCGKVEDAVDGLPVWCKEEVGFGLDWEERANRVLQERFGYSSLKGFQKEALAAWAAHQDCLVLAATGSGKSLCFQIPALLTGKVVVVISPLISLMHDQCLKLSKHGVSACFLGSGQPDSSVEKKAMRGMYDIIYVCPETISRLIIPLQGLAESRGITLFAIDEVHCVSKWGHNFRPSYRQLSVLRENFSACNLKFLKFNIPLMALTATATIPVRGDVLKVLSMSKETKVKHCRTSSPSSYGKNLSHLIGIYAGKKKSNEKKWSSIAEELDDCSDSSADNSISDGDVSSPNDMNRIEDDCCDVDGDELNLTKENGSTASREKEMSIEYLENDVDVFHIVDDWDVACGEFIGQSPCKDQYICKSSETVDPSSKIEDRSKLLQEPLEEGPTIIYVPTRKQTLSITEYLCGFGVKAAAYNASLPKSHLRQVHKEFHENLIQVVVATVAFGMGIDKSNIRRIIHYGWPQCLEAYYQEAGRAGRDGKLAECVLYANLSRTPSLLPSKRSEAQTKHAFKMLSDCFRYGMNTSCCRAKTLVEYFGEDFSYQKCLLCDVCVNGPPEMQDLKEEADILMKVIAAYHLSEQSHSFDSSYDGKCNDTKSQRAVQKPNLRMFVTKIKEQYQKFWTTDQLWWQGLARIMEGKGYIREGDEKSHVQIKCPEPTKLGLEYLEYDREQPLSVYPEADMQLSVNKHKSYSSFAEWGKGWADPEIRRQRLERKQSNRKPRKPRRTRKSGKMKLDFKTARGRIAAKLFSKQKKIKKLSSMM